The Nocardioides humi genome includes a region encoding these proteins:
- a CDS encoding class I SAM-dependent methyltransferase — MKKLLSNVNAYIGLQKALGADRLRYAALEAAGIQPGETVLDIGCGPAYYLDRLPSDITYHGFDTSQPYLEWAGRRFPSASFHHGIFDADAAAGLPEFDVVLMLGLLHHVDDAHAQELMRLCAEKLNPGGRLVTVDTCYSPGQGRISKWISDNDRGEFVRDADGFMALARGSFDKVDGRHLDSMRVPAAMWLMTSTV, encoded by the coding sequence GTGAAGAAGCTGCTGTCCAACGTCAACGCCTACATCGGCCTGCAGAAGGCCCTGGGCGCCGACCGGCTCCGCTACGCGGCTCTCGAGGCGGCCGGCATCCAGCCCGGCGAGACGGTCCTCGACATCGGCTGCGGCCCCGCCTACTACCTCGACCGGCTGCCGAGCGACATCACGTACCACGGCTTCGACACCTCCCAGCCCTATCTCGAATGGGCCGGCAGGAGGTTCCCGAGCGCGTCCTTCCACCACGGGATCTTCGACGCCGACGCTGCCGCCGGCCTGCCTGAGTTCGACGTCGTCCTGATGCTCGGCCTCCTTCACCACGTCGACGACGCTCACGCCCAGGAGCTGATGCGCCTGTGCGCCGAGAAGCTCAACCCGGGTGGCCGGCTGGTGACGGTCGACACCTGCTACAGCCCCGGCCAGGGCAGGATCTCGAAGTGGATCTCGGACAACGACCGCGGCGAGTTCGTGCGCGACGCCGACGGCTTCATGGCGCTCGCGCGCGGCTCGTTCGACAAGGTCGACGGTCGCCACCTGGACTCCATGCGGGTCCCGGCCGCGATGTGGCTGATGACCTCGACCGTCTGA
- a CDS encoding carbon starvation CstA family protein, which translates to MATTTPVRRPGGPGRRMTPAGIAIWGGIAVVGAVCWTVLALSRGEEVSALWILFAALASYAIAYRFYARFIAHRVLQVDDARATPAERLENGQDFDVTDRRVLFGHHFAAIAGAGPLVGPVLAAQMGYLPGTIWIIVGVILAGAVQDMMVLFFSMRRDGKSLGQMVREEIGTVGGTAALIAVFAIMIIILAVLALVVVNALAESPWGVFSIGLTIPIALFMGFYLRYLRPGRVAETTAIGVALLLAAIVVGGWVDDTGLGDTLTLSHETLTICLIVYGFVASVLPVWMLLTPRDYLSTFMKVGVILLLAVGLVLARPVLANDDVTSFAMDGDGPVFAGKLFPFVFITIACGALSGFHALISSGTTPKMIAKESHVRMIGYGGMLMESFVAISALIAACVIDQGLYFAMNSPAGATGGTASSAAEFVGTLGFTLSPDTLTQAAAAVQEPTLVSRTGGAPTLAVGISQIFTDAFGGGLAAFWYHFAIMFEALFILTAVDAGTRVGRFMLQDTIGNLWPRYADTSWRPAAWSASALVVAAWGYMLYVGVTDPLGGINQLFPLFGISNQLLAAIALCLCVTLMLKHGKARWVWVPLVPLVWDLVTTMTASWQKVFSDNPAIGYFAQADRYRDARDAGEILAPAKDAGQMDQVITNSTVNGILQLTFAVLVIVVVANAVVVWVRALRAGGLPTTEVPAVPSEIVAPSDFFATAEEKAAVREWEESRMAGSSR; encoded by the coding sequence ATGGCAACCACGACACCTGTACGACGCCCCGGTGGCCCCGGCCGCCGGATGACACCGGCCGGCATCGCGATCTGGGGCGGGATCGCCGTCGTCGGAGCGGTCTGCTGGACGGTGCTCGCGCTCTCCCGCGGCGAGGAGGTGTCGGCGCTGTGGATCCTGTTCGCGGCGCTGGCGTCGTACGCGATCGCGTACCGGTTCTACGCCCGGTTCATCGCCCACCGGGTGCTGCAGGTCGACGACGCCCGCGCTACGCCGGCCGAGCGGCTGGAGAACGGGCAGGACTTCGATGTCACCGACCGGAGAGTGCTGTTCGGTCACCACTTCGCGGCGATCGCGGGCGCGGGACCGCTCGTGGGGCCGGTGCTGGCGGCGCAGATGGGCTACCTGCCGGGCACGATCTGGATCATCGTCGGCGTGATCCTGGCCGGTGCCGTGCAGGACATGATGGTGCTGTTCTTCTCGATGCGCCGCGACGGCAAGAGCCTGGGCCAGATGGTGCGCGAGGAGATCGGCACGGTCGGCGGCACCGCCGCGCTGATCGCGGTGTTCGCGATCATGATCATCATCCTGGCGGTGCTCGCGCTGGTGGTGGTCAACGCGCTCGCCGAGTCGCCGTGGGGCGTGTTCTCGATCGGCCTGACCATCCCGATCGCGCTGTTCATGGGCTTCTACCTGCGCTATCTCCGTCCCGGCCGGGTCGCGGAGACCACCGCGATCGGCGTCGCGCTGCTGCTGGCCGCCATCGTGGTCGGCGGCTGGGTCGACGACACCGGCCTCGGCGACACCCTCACCCTGTCCCACGAGACGCTGACGATCTGCCTGATCGTCTACGGCTTCGTCGCCTCGGTGCTGCCGGTCTGGATGCTGCTGACGCCCCGCGACTACCTGTCGACGTTCATGAAGGTCGGCGTGATCCTCCTGCTGGCCGTGGGTCTCGTCCTGGCCCGCCCGGTCCTGGCCAACGACGACGTCACCAGCTTCGCGATGGACGGCGACGGGCCGGTGTTCGCCGGCAAGCTGTTCCCGTTCGTGTTCATCACGATCGCGTGCGGTGCGCTGTCGGGCTTCCATGCGCTCATCTCGTCGGGCACGACCCCGAAGATGATCGCCAAGGAGAGCCACGTCCGGATGATCGGGTACGGCGGCATGCTGATGGAGTCCTTCGTCGCCATCAGCGCGCTGATCGCCGCCTGCGTGATCGACCAGGGCCTCTACTTCGCGATGAACAGCCCCGCGGGCGCCACCGGCGGCACCGCGTCGAGCGCGGCCGAGTTCGTCGGCACGCTCGGCTTCACCCTCTCCCCCGACACGCTCACCCAGGCGGCGGCCGCCGTCCAGGAGCCCACCCTGGTCTCCCGGACCGGTGGCGCCCCCACGCTGGCCGTCGGCATCTCCCAGATCTTCACCGACGCGTTCGGCGGCGGGCTGGCGGCCTTCTGGTACCACTTCGCGATCATGTTCGAGGCGCTGTTCATCCTCACCGCCGTCGACGCCGGCACCCGGGTCGGCCGGTTCATGCTGCAGGACACGATCGGCAACCTCTGGCCCCGGTACGCCGACACGTCGTGGCGCCCCGCCGCCTGGTCGGCCAGCGCGTTGGTCGTCGCCGCCTGGGGCTACATGCTCTACGTCGGCGTGACCGATCCCCTGGGCGGGATCAACCAGCTGTTCCCGCTGTTCGGCATCTCCAACCAGCTGCTCGCCGCGATCGCGCTCTGCCTCTGCGTGACGCTGATGCTCAAGCACGGCAAGGCCCGCTGGGTGTGGGTGCCGCTGGTCCCCCTCGTGTGGGACCTGGTCACCACGATGACCGCGAGCTGGCAGAAGGTCTTCTCCGACAACCCCGCGATCGGCTACTTCGCCCAGGCCGACCGCTACCGCGACGCCCGCGACGCCGGCGAGATCCTCGCCCCCGCGAAGGACGCCGGCCAGATGGACCAGGTGATCACGAACTCGACGGTCAACGGCATCCTCCAGCTGACCTTCGCGGTCCTGGTGATCGTGGTGGTCGCCAACGCCGTCGTCGTCTGGGTCCGCGCCCTGCGGGCCGGCGGCCTCCCGACCACCGAGGTGCCGGCCGTGCCGTCGGAGATCGTCGCGCCCTCCGACTTCTTCGCGACGGCGGAGGAGAAGGCCGCCGTACGCGAGTGGGAGGAGTCGCGGATGGCCGGGAGTTCCCGATGA
- a CDS encoding NYN domain-containing protein has protein sequence MSTLIVDGANVVGARPDGWWKDRAGAAARLHERLLVADIEYDVVVLVLEGQAKGGVRAGKDAHVRTVHAPKDGDATIVAEARKAAEKGDRVVVVTADRALDARVHGVGATTLSPTWLLSRL, from the coding sequence GTGAGCACGCTCATCGTCGACGGCGCGAACGTCGTCGGCGCGCGCCCCGACGGCTGGTGGAAGGACCGCGCCGGGGCCGCGGCCCGCCTGCACGAGCGGCTCCTCGTCGCCGACATCGAGTACGACGTCGTCGTACTCGTGCTGGAGGGGCAGGCCAAGGGCGGCGTGCGTGCCGGCAAGGACGCGCACGTGCGCACCGTGCACGCCCCGAAGGACGGCGACGCGACGATCGTCGCCGAGGCCCGCAAGGCGGCCGAGAAGGGCGACCGGGTCGTCGTCGTGACGGCGGACCGGGCGCTCGACGCCCGCGTGCACGGCGTCGGCGCGACCACGCTGTCGCCGACCTGGCTGCTGTCGCGGCTGTGA
- a CDS encoding SDR family oxidoreductase codes for MTERPHALVVGGGGLLGSHVLGALRAEGIPAVGVPVPWSHHDAARAALRQSFEDIAARAAGGPIDVLWCAGAGVVATPREALEAEVLLFREILDDLAEVLPANSDLAFFLASSAGGVYAGSVRPPFTEETVPKPLTPYGEAKLAMEHALLERLDHLAGVALIGRLANLYGPGQDLSKPQGLMSRLCVVHLTGEPLAVRVSLDTIRDYLYVEDCADMVVAGLAGLRERAETTGERSVVKVMATGQGTTVAQLIGESNRIFHRRARMSVISGSAHGQVRDLRLRSVVWPELQRHIRTPLPAGFHRTADDVAGKVFSGALVESNRKGAR; via the coding sequence GTGACTGAGCGGCCACACGCCCTCGTCGTCGGCGGCGGGGGACTCCTCGGCAGTCACGTCCTGGGAGCGCTGCGCGCCGAGGGGATCCCGGCCGTCGGCGTGCCGGTGCCGTGGAGCCACCACGATGCTGCGCGAGCGGCGCTGCGCCAGTCCTTCGAGGACATCGCGGCGCGGGCCGCGGGCGGGCCGATCGACGTCCTCTGGTGCGCGGGCGCGGGCGTCGTCGCCACGCCCAGGGAGGCGCTGGAGGCCGAGGTCCTGCTCTTCCGCGAGATCCTCGACGACCTCGCCGAGGTCCTGCCGGCGAACAGCGACCTCGCGTTCTTCCTCGCCTCCTCCGCCGGAGGGGTGTACGCCGGCTCGGTGCGCCCGCCGTTCACCGAGGAGACCGTCCCGAAGCCGCTCACGCCGTACGGCGAGGCGAAGCTCGCCATGGAGCACGCGCTGCTCGAGCGACTCGACCACCTGGCAGGGGTGGCGCTCATCGGGCGGCTGGCCAACCTCTACGGGCCGGGCCAGGACCTCAGCAAGCCGCAGGGCCTGATGTCGCGCCTGTGCGTGGTGCACCTGACCGGGGAGCCGCTGGCGGTCCGCGTCTCGCTCGACACGATCCGCGACTACCTCTACGTCGAGGACTGCGCGGACATGGTCGTCGCCGGCCTCGCCGGCCTCAGGGAGCGGGCGGAGACGACCGGCGAGCGATCGGTCGTCAAGGTGATGGCGACCGGTCAGGGCACGACGGTCGCGCAGCTGATCGGCGAGTCGAACCGGATCTTCCACCGCCGGGCGCGGATGAGCGTGATCAGCGGCTCCGCGCATGGCCAGGTCCGGGACCTGCGCCTGAGGAGCGTGGTCTGGCCCGAGCTGCAGCGCCACATCCGGACCCCCCTGCCTGCGGGGTTCCACCGCACAGCGGATGATGTAGCCGGCAAGGTCTTCTCCGGGGCCTTGGTCGAATCGAACCGGAAGGGAGCGCGATGA
- a CDS encoding class I SAM-dependent methyltransferase: protein MSATPRVAEGGSPSIEQSGYWWYRARSELLRAALERYVGSPRRLLDVGSADGPSVGWLRGRAGHHVSLDLDPRGLAPGGVCGSALQLPFADRAFDLVAAFDVIEHCEPEATALAEIERVLTVGGRFLMSVPAYQWAWTSHDVWNHHHRRYTRKRATAALEAAGFAIERATYAFTGTFPMFAASRVVQRLKERGRPIEPLEEGAVPPLPEVSPGIEKVLMKASAWDERTLGRRDLPFGSSVVVAAVKR, encoded by the coding sequence ATGAGTGCCACGCCGCGGGTTGCCGAAGGCGGTTCGCCGTCGATCGAGCAGAGTGGCTACTGGTGGTACCGCGCCCGCTCCGAGCTGCTGCGCGCGGCCCTGGAGCGGTACGTCGGGAGCCCGCGCCGGCTGCTCGACGTCGGCAGCGCGGACGGTCCCAGCGTCGGCTGGCTGCGCGGTCGCGCCGGTCACCACGTGTCGCTCGACCTCGACCCCCGTGGTCTCGCGCCGGGCGGCGTCTGCGGGTCCGCATTGCAGCTGCCGTTCGCCGACCGGGCGTTCGACCTCGTCGCCGCGTTCGACGTCATCGAGCACTGCGAGCCCGAGGCGACGGCGCTCGCCGAGATCGAGCGGGTGCTCACCGTGGGCGGGCGCTTCCTGATGTCGGTGCCGGCCTACCAGTGGGCCTGGACCAGTCACGACGTGTGGAACCACCACCACCGCCGCTACACGCGCAAGCGGGCGACCGCAGCGCTCGAGGCGGCCGGGTTCGCGATCGAGCGCGCCACCTACGCGTTCACCGGCACCTTCCCGATGTTCGCCGCGTCGCGGGTCGTGCAGCGCCTCAAGGAGCGCGGCAGGCCGATCGAGCCGCTCGAGGAGGGTGCCGTGCCGCCGCTCCCGGAGGTCTCGCCCGGCATCGAGAAGGTGCTGATGAAGGCCTCCGCCTGGGACGAGCGGACCCTCGGCAGGCGCGACCTGCCGTTCGGCTCGTCGGTGGTGGTCGCCGCCGTCAAGCGCTGA
- a CDS encoding glycosyltransferase → MTNARAHTISVVVPVYRGATTLPSVVDELIGLAAGFRTPDGHDAEISEIVLVHDHGPDESDAVIRELAATHDAVRPVWLSRNFGQHAATLAGMASSGGEWIVTMDEDGQHDPAGIGPMLDTALREHAPLVYAEPTNPAPHGPLRNLLSKGAKRVVDSLLGGHDTRLFHSFRLVAGEYARSVSAYAAAGVYLDVALGWVAGRVATSPVTLRAEGDRPSGYNLRSLLSHFWRMVLTSGTRLLRVVSLAGAALALVGVVFAIYLVVARVVGAIEVEGWTALMVAILLCTGAIMMSLGVIAEYLGVAVNMALGKPLYVIVGDPAEGPLGPRPTQARRD, encoded by the coding sequence ATGACCAACGCGCGCGCACATACTATCTCCGTCGTCGTCCCGGTCTATCGAGGCGCCACCACGCTCCCGTCGGTGGTCGACGAGCTCATCGGGCTCGCCGCAGGCTTCCGCACGCCGGACGGCCACGACGCGGAGATCAGCGAGATCGTGCTGGTCCACGACCACGGACCGGACGAGTCCGACGCCGTGATCCGCGAGCTCGCGGCCACCCACGACGCCGTGCGTCCGGTGTGGCTGAGCCGCAACTTCGGCCAGCACGCCGCGACACTCGCGGGCATGGCGTCGTCGGGAGGCGAGTGGATCGTCACCATGGACGAGGACGGCCAGCACGACCCGGCCGGCATCGGTCCGATGCTCGACACCGCGCTGCGCGAGCACGCCCCGTTGGTCTACGCCGAGCCCACCAACCCGGCGCCGCACGGACCGCTCCGCAACCTCCTGTCCAAGGGGGCGAAGCGGGTGGTGGACTCGTTGCTGGGCGGGCACGACACCCGCCTGTTCCACAGCTTCCGCCTCGTGGCCGGCGAGTACGCCCGCAGCGTGTCGGCATACGCCGCCGCTGGCGTCTACCTCGACGTCGCGCTCGGCTGGGTCGCCGGGCGCGTCGCGACCAGTCCGGTCACGCTGCGCGCCGAGGGCGACCGCCCGTCCGGCTACAACCTGCGCTCGCTCCTCTCGCACTTCTGGCGCATGGTGCTCACCAGCGGCACCCGCCTGCTGCGGGTGGTGAGCCTGGCCGGCGCCGCGCTGGCCCTGGTCGGCGTGGTGTTCGCGATCTACCTCGTCGTCGCCCGTGTCGTCGGGGCGATCGAGGTCGAGGGCTGGACCGCGCTCATGGTGGCCATCCTCCTGTGCACCGGCGCGATCATGATGTCGCTGGGCGTGATCGCCGAGTACCTCGGCGTGGCGGTCAACATGGCCCTCGGGAAGCCGCTCTACGTCATCGTCGGCGACCCTGCGGAGGGCCCGTTGGGACCTCGTCCGACGCAGGCCCGTCGTGACTGA
- a CDS encoding YbdD/YjiX family protein: protein MSTLVRVWRGLRWYVREATGEARWDEYVERCARDGTAPMTRRAWERHRADRREHSPQSRCC from the coding sequence ATGAGCACGCTGGTACGGGTCTGGCGCGGGCTGCGCTGGTACGTCCGGGAGGCGACCGGCGAGGCCCGCTGGGACGAGTACGTCGAGCGCTGCGCCCGCGACGGCACCGCGCCGATGACGCGGCGGGCCTGGGAGCGGCACCGCGCCGACCGGCGCGAGCACAGCCCGCAGTCGCGCTGCTGCTGA
- the ffh gene encoding signal recognition particle protein, with protein MFATLSDRLTATFKNLRGKGRLSEADIDATAREIRIALLEADVALPVVKEFVAAVKERARGEEVSQALNPAQQVVKIVNDELVAILGGETRRLRYAKSGPTVIMLAGLQGAGKTTLAAKLALWLKEQGKTPMLVACDLQRPNAVQQLQVNGEKVGVPVYAPEPGNGVGDPVSVAKESLEEARRKLHDVVIVDTAGRLGVDAEMMAQAAGIRDAVQPDEVLFVVDAMIGQDALTTAQAFLDGVGYDGVVLTKLDGDARGGAALSIRQVTGKPVMFASSGEKMTDFDVFHPDRMASRILDMGDVLTLIEQAEKAFDQEEALKAAEKLTQGDFTLDDFLSQMQQLKKLGSMQKILGMLPGMGQIREQLENFDEREIDRVEALIRSMTPAERADPKLIDGSRRARIAKGSGRTVADVNNLVDRFFEARKMMMQMARGGGVPGMPGMPGMPGMGGPGGGKRVSAKQKAKQAKGKGARRSGNPAKAAQEAAAAKKKAAEAKPNPFGIGQDIDYEAAAENLQLPKDFSKFLK; from the coding sequence TTGTTCGCCACACTTTCCGACCGCCTCACCGCGACCTTCAAGAACCTGCGCGGCAAGGGACGGCTCTCCGAGGCCGACATCGACGCGACCGCCCGCGAGATCCGGATCGCCCTGCTCGAGGCCGACGTCGCTCTGCCGGTCGTCAAGGAGTTCGTCGCGGCGGTCAAGGAGCGCGCCCGCGGCGAGGAGGTCAGCCAGGCGCTGAACCCCGCCCAGCAGGTCGTCAAGATCGTCAACGACGAGCTCGTCGCGATCCTCGGTGGCGAGACCCGGCGGCTGCGCTACGCCAAGTCCGGCCCGACCGTGATCATGCTCGCCGGCCTCCAGGGTGCCGGCAAGACCACGCTCGCGGCCAAGCTCGCGCTCTGGCTCAAGGAGCAGGGCAAGACCCCGATGCTGGTGGCCTGCGACCTGCAGCGCCCGAACGCCGTCCAGCAGCTGCAGGTCAACGGCGAGAAGGTCGGCGTCCCGGTCTACGCGCCCGAGCCCGGCAACGGCGTCGGCGACCCGGTCTCGGTCGCCAAGGAGTCCCTCGAGGAGGCCAGGCGGAAGCTCCACGACGTCGTCATCGTCGACACCGCGGGCCGCCTCGGCGTGGACGCGGAGATGATGGCCCAGGCCGCGGGGATCCGCGACGCCGTCCAGCCCGACGAGGTGCTCTTCGTCGTCGACGCGATGATCGGCCAGGACGCGCTGACCACCGCGCAGGCCTTCCTCGACGGCGTCGGGTACGACGGCGTGGTCCTCACCAAGCTCGACGGCGACGCCCGCGGCGGTGCCGCCCTGTCGATCCGCCAGGTCACCGGCAAGCCGGTCATGTTCGCCTCCTCGGGCGAGAAGATGACCGACTTCGACGTCTTCCACCCCGACCGGATGGCCTCGCGCATCCTGGACATGGGCGACGTGCTCACCCTGATCGAGCAGGCCGAGAAGGCCTTCGACCAGGAGGAGGCGCTCAAGGCCGCGGAGAAGCTCACCCAGGGCGACTTCACCCTCGACGACTTCCTGTCGCAGATGCAGCAGCTGAAGAAGCTCGGCTCGATGCAGAAGATCCTCGGGATGCTGCCCGGCATGGGCCAGATCCGCGAGCAGTTGGAGAACTTCGACGAGCGCGAGATCGACCGGGTCGAGGCCCTCATCCGCTCGATGACCCCCGCCGAGCGGGCCGACCCCAAGCTCATCGACGGCTCGCGCCGCGCCCGCATCGCCAAGGGCTCCGGCCGCACCGTCGCGGACGTCAACAACCTCGTCGACCGCTTCTTCGAGGCGCGCAAGATGATGATGCAGATGGCGCGCGGCGGCGGGGTGCCCGGCATGCCGGGGATGCCGGGGATGCCCGGCATGGGCGGTCCGGGCGGCGGCAAGCGGGTCAGCGCCAAGCAGAAGGCCAAGCAGGCCAAGGGCAAGGGCGCCCGCCGCTCCGGCAACCCGGCCAAGGCGGCCCAGGAGGCCGCCGCCGCGAAGAAGAAGGCCGCGGAGGCGAAGCCGAACCCGTTCGGCATCGGCCAGGACATCGACTACGAGGCGGCCGCCGAGAACCTGCAGCTGCCGAAGGACTTCTCCAAGTTCCTGAAGTGA